The DNA region TGGCCTGGAAAAACGGCACATGACCATGGTTCTCGACTTGCAGCATCAGTCCAACATTATGATTGATGAAAACGAACTCGTCCAGGTTCTGCACAATCTTGCCAAAAATGGCATGCAGGCCATGGAAAAAAATGGAGAAATCCGTATCACGACACGCCAGACGCCGGAACGGATGGAAATTCGGGTGATTGACAATGGTCCCGGTGTTCCTGCTGAAATTGCGCAAAAAATCTTTGGGAGCCGATTCACAACCAAAGGCAAACGTGAAGGCACTGGACTGGGATTGACGTTCAGTCAGCGAATGATGCAGAAATACAAAGGCGATATCGAACTGGAAAATCCCGGCGGAAATGGAGAAGGTGCTACGTTCTTGTGCTGGCTTCCCTTGAAATCGTCTTAGGCGATTACGCATGTGTAAATGTTGTCGGCACCGTCTCTATGGTTGACGAAATCAATTCATGAGGCTCTCCCATAATTGCGACCAACTGTTCGCGCATCCAGCGGTTTGCCGGATCAAACTCCGCGGCACTGTGCCAGTACATAGCGATTTCCAGCCTGGCGGCTTCAACAGGAAACGGCCATTGTTTGAGCGGAAACCGTGAGGTGATAAAGTTGGCATAAAATTCCGGCACAGTCATGAGCATCGCTGTTTCAGCAACCACCATTGCCCCTGCCAGATAATTCTGGGCTCTGAGTCCAATCCTGCGTTTGAGCCCTAGCCTGCTCAGTTCAAAATCCTCCAGCCCGGGTCCGCTTTTTCTCGAAGAAACCAGCACATGACGATGTTCCAGATAGGTTTCCAGTGTGGGTGTGGAAAAAAACGGATGCTCCGGCCTAGCTAAAATCGCCAGACGACTTTGTGCGAGGGGACAACATTGAATTTCAGCTCCGACCGGAATCAGAACATCCAGCGCAAGATCCAGCGTCCCTGACATCAGTTCCCGTTCAAGATCCCTGCGCGAAATCCGGCAACTCACCAGATCCACTCCCGGGGCCTGAAGTTCAATGATATTCATGAGTTTGGGCAGCGCTATGGCTTCCATGACAGTTCTCATTCCCAGAACAAAAAGTTTCCGTGCGTCAGCCGGATTGAAACGATTGGGTTGAGATAACGTCGTCTGAAGATTTTTCAGAGAACCACGAATGGAATGGATCAGATTTTTAGCAAGCGGAGTGGGTGCCATATTGTTGCCCACCCTGATAAACAACGGATCATCAAACAGGGTCCTCAACCGGGCAAGGGCATGGCTGACTGCCGGTTGTGTCAAATGCAGGATATCAGCGGCCCGTGTGACATTGCTCTCTGAATAGATGGCGTCAAACACCACAAACAGGTTCAAATCGATATTTCGAATATGCATAATGGTGTCGCTCAAATGTACTGTTCAAATACCTGTTTTCATTCAGCGCTTTGTGGGCAAGGCATATCTGCTTTGAACAAAACCGCTATCAAACGAACGGGTTTCAATATGTTTCAACGGCAAATCTTTTTCGATAGCCCCAAACAGGGGAATACCACTGCCAATCAGGACTGGAACTCGAGTGATGGTGATTTCATGAATGAGTCCAGCTCTGAGAAAGCCCTGAATGGTACTGCCGCCATCCACATAAATATGTTTTGCCCCTGAGGTTCTCAATTCCTGGAACAGTTCTGCGGGCGATGCGGATTTCAACTCTACGGTTTGCGGCAATGTTTCTGATATTTGTGCGAGTGTTTTACTGAGCACAACAACACGTTTGGTTCCATATGGCCACTGGCCAAAAGAAAGTACCATTTCATAGGTTTTGCGACCCATCACCAGAACATCCACAGAATCCATAAATTTCTGGAATCCATAATCTTCAGAGTTATTCTCATGATTCCCGTCACTTCCCGGTAACCAGTCCAGGCTACCATTGTTCCGGGCAATAAAACCATCAAGACTGGTTGCGATGTATACCGAGGCTTTCATAGATTAAACCTTGTGCGATAAGTTGAGATTGACCATTGCATGCTGATACGGGTCAACAATGATCTGCATATTTCCTGAACGCTCCTCATGCTTTGGGGATTGCGCGATAAAATCAAGATATACTTGGGATGAGAAATCTGGAATTTTGTCATTCCGGGCGTAGCGAGGAATCTTGACCTGTGGCATAAGATCCTTCACTGCGTTCAGGATGACAGAAACCAAAAGTTTCACCCGTTCACAGGATACGTTCAATCAGACACACGCTTTATATTTTGACTCGTACCAGAATTGTTTTGTATCCTGTGCGCTAGTTTTTTACCAGGCCAGATTTCAAATCTCTCAAGTCTAACCCCTTTAACTTTGAAATAATATGTATCAGGTATTGATTACAGGCGCCATTCATCCTACAGGACTGGATGCCTTAGGCCGGGAATCTGATTTACAGATCGACTATCGGCCCGATTGTCCATTCGAACAGGTGATGGACATTATTGAACATTATCACTGCATCATCAGTCGCTCTGAAACTCCCATCACCCGTGAATTGATTGACAGGGGAACCAATCTTAAAGTCATCGCACGGGCCGCAGTGGGTATCGGCAATATTGATGTTGAGTATGCCACTGAAAAAGGAATTCTGGTGATCAATACGCCGGGAAAAAACACAAACTCCGCAGCCGAACTGACGGTAGCGCTGCTGCTGGCAACCACCAGAAATGTGATTCCCGCTCATGAAAACATGCAGCAACTCAAGTGGGATCGCCACCGCTTCAACGGAACTGAGTTGATGGGGAAAACGATCGGAATTGTTGGACTTGGGAATGTCGGACATCGTGTGGCACAATTTGCCAGAGGCTTTGACATGAAAGTTCTGGCCTATGATCCCTATATCGCTGATGAAGTATTTGAGCGGCATCATGTTCAGAAAACCGATTGGGAAACCCTGATTTCGACCGCGGACATCATTTCGGTTCATACTCCGAAAAATAAGGAAACCACCGGAATGATCAGTGGAAACAGCATTTCAAAAATGAAACAGGGAGTGATCCTGCTCAACCTGGCCCGGGGTGGAATTATTGACGAAACCGCCTTGCTGGATGGCCTCCGGTCTGGCCACGTAAGTGCCGCCGGTATTGATACATGGGATGTGGAACCTCCCAAAAAAAATCCTTTCCGGGAATTTCCTCAAGTGGTCATGACCCCGCACATTGGCGCTTCAACAACTGAAGCCCAGATTCGCATTGCGGAATCCATGGCCTCTCAGGTGCCGAGAGCTTTACGTGGTGAAGTGGTGGATTATCCAGTCAACATGCCGCAGATCCGTATGCTTCAGGGCAACCTGATGACAGCCTATACGGTATTGGCCGAAAAGCTTGGATCGTTTGCGGCGCAGTCCGTTGATTTTGCGCCGACACTTCTGGAAATGAAATATCGGGGAACACTGGCCAAAGAAGATTGCTCCTTGCTCAAACTGGCTTTCTTGAAAGGCTATCTGAAACATAGCCACGATTATGTGAGCTATGTGAACGCGGAACAACGTGCGGAAAGTGTCGGGCTGCGGATTGAGGAAGAACCCGATACGGGCTTCACCGATTACGAAAGCGCGCTCAAATGTACCTTATCCTGCCAGGAACATGTCTTCAAAATAGGTGGTGTCGTGTTCAGCGGACCCCATCCACGTATCACGCTGGTCAATGATTTTGTTTTTGAAATCAATCCCGAAGGAACAATCCTTGTGACCTCAAATCTCGATCGTCCGGGAATGATTGGACTGATTGGAACCTTTTTGGGCCAGCACAATATCAATATCAACCAGTTCGAGCTTTCACGGAGTCGCCGGGGAGGTGAGGCAATGGCACTAATTCTTGTGGATGAGGATGTGCCGGAATCCCTGGTTCAGGAACTTTCACGGCAAACCAACATGACCGGTGTTAAAAAAATCACGCTATAATTTTCAGGAAAACTCACCATGCGTTACTTAAAACCTCTGATGGATCAGAACTTTCTGGAATATGCCTCCTATGTCATCAAGGATAGGGCCATTCCAGATATTGAAGATGGATTAAAGCCGGTACAACGGCGTATTCTTTATACCATGATGAAAATGGATGACGGCAAATTCAATAAAGTTGCCAACGTCATCGGTGAATGTATGAAGTTGCATCCTCATGGCGATGCGTCAATTGGCTCTGCGCTGGTAGTCCTGGCGAACAAGGAATACTTTATTGAAAAGCAGGGAAATTTTGGCAATATTTTTACGGGAGATCCAGCCTCTGCCGCACGGTATATCGAAGCCAGACTGACGCCTTTGGCCAAGGAAGTGCTGTTTCAGGATGAATTGACCCAGTTTGTTGAAAGCTACGATGGCCGCAACAAGGAACCCGTAACACTGCCCTGTAAAATTCCGGCAACACTGCTTCTGGGGGCTGAAGGCATTGCGGTGGGAATGTCAACACGCATTCTGCCCCACAATTTTTGCGAAGTGCTTGAAGCTCAGATCGCGCATTTGCAGGGCAAACCATTTGCGCTCTATCCTGATTTTCAGACAGGTGGAGAGATGGATGTTTCCGCATATCAGGAGGGTTCAGGCAAAATAAGGGTGCGGGCCATGATTGAGGTGGTAGATGACAAAACACTGGTCATTCGTGAAGTCCCGTTTGGTGTGACGACAGAAGCACTGATTCAATCTGTTCAGGAAGCTGTCAACAAGGGGAAATTTAAATTGTCATCTATCAACGACTTCACCACCGACCAGGTTGAAATTGAATTAAAAACAGGCCGGACCGGGGCCGCGGCCAGTCTGCTGAAACCGCTTTACGCCTTCACGCTGTGTGAAGTTTCTATCACAGTGAACCTGCTGGTGATTCAAAATAATCAACCTGTGCAGATATCCGTGTCTGATGTTTTGAAATACAACACGGATCAGTTGCTGAAAATTTTGGAACAGGAACTGCGGTTGTCACTCAAACGTACCCGCCTGCAATGGCACCACAAACGCCTCGAAATGTATTTCATCAGTCAAAAGATCTATCAGAAACTTGAGAAGTGTGAAACTTACGAAGAGGTTGTTGAAACGGTCTGGACTTCGCTGAAACCACTCCAGAAAGAACTTGAACAGGAAATTACCCGTGAAGACGCGGAAAAACTGCTTTCCATCCAGATCAAACGATT from SAR324 cluster bacterium includes:
- a CDS encoding LysR family transcriptional regulator, producing MHIRNIDLNLFVVFDAIYSESNVTRAADILHLTQPAVSHALARLRTLFDDPLFIRVGNNMAPTPLAKNLIHSIRGSLKNLQTTLSQPNRFNPADARKLFVLGMRTVMEAIALPKLMNIIELQAPGVDLVSCRISRRDLERELMSGTLDLALDVLIPVGAEIQCCPLAQSRLAILARPEHPFFSTPTLETYLEHRHVLVSSRKSGPGLEDFELSRLGLKRRIGLRAQNYLAGAMVVAETAMLMTVPEFYANFITSRFPLKQWPFPVEAARLEIAMYWHSAAEFDPANRWMREQLVAIMGEPHELISSTIETVPTTFTHA
- a CDS encoding dihydrofolate reductase — its product is MKASVYIATSLDGFIARNNGSLDWLPGSDGNHENNSEDYGFQKFMDSVDVLVMGRKTYEMVLSFGQWPYGTKRVVVLSKTLAQISETLPQTVELKSASPAELFQELRTSGAKHIYVDGGSTIQGFLRAGLIHEITITRVPVLIGSGIPLFGAIEKDLPLKHIETRSFDSGFVQSRYALPTKR
- a CDS encoding phosphoglycerate dehydrogenase, which codes for MYQVLITGAIHPTGLDALGRESDLQIDYRPDCPFEQVMDIIEHYHCIISRSETPITRELIDRGTNLKVIARAAVGIGNIDVEYATEKGILVINTPGKNTNSAAELTVALLLATTRNVIPAHENMQQLKWDRHRFNGTELMGKTIGIVGLGNVGHRVAQFARGFDMKVLAYDPYIADEVFERHHVQKTDWETLISTADIISVHTPKNKETTGMISGNSISKMKQGVILLNLARGGIIDETALLDGLRSGHVSAAGIDTWDVEPPKKNPFREFPQVVMTPHIGASTTEAQIRIAESMASQVPRALRGEVVDYPVNMPQIRMLQGNLMTAYTVLAEKLGSFAAQSVDFAPTLLEMKYRGTLAKEDCSLLKLAFLKGYLKHSHDYVSYVNAEQRAESVGLRIEEEPDTGFTDYESALKCTLSCQEHVFKIGGVVFSGPHPRITLVNDFVFEINPEGTILVTSNLDRPGMIGLIGTFLGQHNININQFELSRSRRGGEAMALILVDEDVPESLVQELSRQTNMTGVKKITL
- a CDS encoding DNA topoisomerase IV subunit A — its product is MRYLKPLMDQNFLEYASYVIKDRAIPDIEDGLKPVQRRILYTMMKMDDGKFNKVANVIGECMKLHPHGDASIGSALVVLANKEYFIEKQGNFGNIFTGDPASAARYIEARLTPLAKEVLFQDELTQFVESYDGRNKEPVTLPCKIPATLLLGAEGIAVGMSTRILPHNFCEVLEAQIAHLQGKPFALYPDFQTGGEMDVSAYQEGSGKIRVRAMIEVVDDKTLVIREVPFGVTTEALIQSVQEAVNKGKFKLSSINDFTTDQVEIELKTGRTGAAASLLKPLYAFTLCEVSITVNLLVIQNNQPVQISVSDVLKYNTDQLLKILEQELRLSLKRTRLQWHHKRLEMYFISQKIYQKLEKCETYEEVVETVWTSLKPLQKELEQEITREDAEKLLSIQIKRLSKFDIQHNQQELEKLAQTIDSLEKSLRDVKQYTINYLKQLLKQYGKDYPRKTRIEKFASVQLREIAAVDLKVGWDTKEGYLGTEIKTDSSILCSSYDRLIIFFKDGRYKIVRIPEKMFLGKDVMLVEKLDPALVYNLVYYASDNQICYAKRFHVEKYILDKDYHLFDVQKGAGVVHFSKGSGIMLEVFLVQNARSRKTRELFSLDEQPVKAITARGNRVSPKPVAKVKPTNQVNNNPQPNLV